A region of the Triplophysa rosa linkage group LG5, Trosa_1v2, whole genome shotgun sequence genome:
CAGGGAATTCATTCATGACAAAACACCTCACCCCATTCTTCTTTTGTGCCATTTTATCCATCTTCTTTGCGATCCTGATgatctcttcttcttctttcttACCCATCATTGACGTTCAGTGGACCGTGGCGTGTATAAAAGGGGTTTAAGCGTAAAATATTAGGACACCGCACGCAACACTCCACCGGCGATGAACGCAGCGACTACAGATCCAGAAGGAAGGCGTTTCTACGAAAAGCCAAGACAAGGCTAATCGATCCAGAGATAGCGATCGACGTCAAGATCAGACATTATTAACCGCGGTCGAGTCACATGGGAAGCCTTGCGTAATATTAATGTATTTCTAGCTGGTTGCTTGTCACTATGCTATTTTAAGTTAACTAGATAAGTAGTTCAAACGTCGCATATCGTTTTTTTATAATAGTTTCAGGTGTATAGGCCGATATGGCAGTCATTTGTGATAAAGTAGTGGAGTAACCACTGATTTCTAAACACTAGAGGGCGCTCGTGCTTGTTTTACAATAAACTATCTGCTGAAATGTCAGCATATGACAGCGTGTATGAAACTATGCATGAAATATTGGTGAACATGTTACACAGGTTTTTTGTCGGTAGGAATGCCACACATTATCAATTATTAATCGTTGAAGTGAGTGTGGAGTGTAAAcaagaaaattataataaataagatAGATTGAAAATAGCCTACTCTTTTTGATTTTGACTACTTGTCTGAcaagtgtttatttgtttaggtttttaaatgattcaaataaatgttaaggTGTCAAAAGTGTTTCAACggttgactgaaatgtttataaTGATCGTGGTATAAGCTTAATAAATAGTGAGAgctaaaaatatctaaaattgccaataattgtgccaacatatcatttttttcataacaataaataaaaacattttttaaactgatgaccaaataatgaagaaaaagcagtCAATAGAAGCCCTGAATAGATTGgcaacccattaaaaaaaactctcCCATGGTGAGATCTCAAGAAATGATAAAATGCTAAGAGAAGGGTCTACTTGATGCTGACGTATTACATAGATTTGAAATTTTAGATGCTTTTAGTCATTATATATCCCACAGTTAAAATTGTCTATAGTTTTGATACTTTTCTAAAAGGTGGAAAAATCTAAAGCGTTTCCAAACGTTTGACTGGTACTGCATATAAATTGGTATAaatcttgttttctttatttacacacatacTGATTACATAATTACATGTTATATAATGTTGTCATTTATTGTGCATAGGCTATAGGTACACAAATATGAAGATTATAATGGCCATCAGCTATTAAAAACCCACATCAGTAGACCACTTGTCATTAAAATACTGCTGTAACACCCAATGCTTATACACAGTTGAGTAAAACCCCAAATGTCTGCCGTATAAACTCACTGTTCTGCATGTGTGTGAGCCTCTAATCCTCGGGGATCAAGACAACGTGACTTGTGACTTTTCCAAGGCTCTGTGCCCTCCACAACCTCAAGGAGTATCAAAAAATAATGCGATCTTTTGATAATGTGGGCGGAAATGAAGACTACAAAGCCCTAGAGTAAAGAGTGCAAGATATGCGTAGGAAAATTATACATATCCTAATCAGTGAGTGAAACCTTGAAATCATTGAGTCATCTCTAGAAAACACGGCAAGGCTAATCTTCACCCCATGCTGATAAGGATGCCCCATAAAAATGTCTGTGACTGAGATCACTGGAAACATACAGGTGCACAAACAAAAACCAAACTGGTCTCATTataaaaataaccatttattttaaaatgtgagatAACAAATAGGTTTAACAAACAAAGCTCTTGAAGAATTAAGTCTTCTGCCATATGCGGTTTATATACATATCTGATTAATCAATATGATTGAAGATTAGCATCATCCCACATGTAATGCGCTGGAAACTGTTGCTCCCCTGCTGGAAACCAATCACTATAACAATATGCCTAACTGTGCTTTTGTAGTCACAGTTACGCTCCTACAGAGAGACACATGCATTACCAGCTGAGACTTCCCTTTCCCTTACTGTCATCATCTAGAAGCACAAAACCTCTTTACTTCACCTCACTCTAATCCCTATTAGTAGAGACCTTAAATCTGCTTATATctcttctgaaatgagaaacacCTTCAGCCATCTGCTGATTATCAACATGGTTAAAGAGATATGAAATGAAAACctgactttttttacttttacaacTGAAATTGGTTTAGCTAAATATACCGTTATGTAAGGAAGAAACAGGTATTAAAATGGGTCCACAGAGGTATTTCGTGTTACACTGTAATGGCACAATATCATTTGTTTGAACACTTatctaatatttattatattgtcatttttaatatctCTGTGTAATAAATCTCAGTCTAACTatacaattgaattgaatgttagTGCAGATGTAGGGGTAATCATTGAATCAGTTTCAAAATGTTATTATCACATGCCTGGaggattaaaataaaaagtattctttattttatttcttttaaatgcctTGACTAAAGATTAAACAAATTGAGGCTGATGCCTGCATTCCTAAAATAGCCATGAGCTGTGTTCATAATCTCTTCAGTTGATGGACACCTGCATCGCCAACTCAACGCTAtactgaaaatgtgaaaaaggtAAGATAAGtggttttaaatgtttgtgttgttatCTAATACCTGTAGTAAACAAAACTAGGGATTTGAGAAAGTCAATTGTTTATGCTGGTAGATTAAACAGCCAGAGCAAATGTGTGCTAATAATCAGATGTAAATGTTCCTTTTAAGaaccattgtatggacacttaCAGTTATGTCACAAGCAGGAAAGTATAAAGGGTGTTaaaatcaatattgtttttttgtagtagtgatttttattattattataagttattattatagtattttGTGGTTTTCAGAGCATGTCTGGTGTCTGTGTCATGTAATTAATTTGGATTGTAAATTGCCaatagattttttgtttttagatcaAAAACATTGTTGTCTGTGTAGTTCGGATTTAATTTCTTTTAACTATAgctaattgtgtttattttttgtaaagacTTAGGTTAgtatttagcattagcattaagttGTGTTCAGGACTTGCAGTTTAGAATCTGGCTGTTAAGTAAAAGTATAGACAGTCAAGAAGAAAAGCCATGTTATTGATGACTGCAAGAGGCCATTTCATTAATGACTATAATAAAACTTGTAAATGTAGTTGTTGCTGCTAGTGAAATAGATACTCATTCTAATGCATTAGCTGTAATGGATTAGAGTAAAATAGGCTATAAAAAGAAAATAGCAAACAATTTAAAggttttactttttttctttgATAGTCATTTTCATGGAGAAAATGGAGGCAATTTCCCAAAATTGTAGAATAAATCAAACATAATGGAACACTGGTTGTTAATAAGAACAGAGAAATATTAACAGAATATGAGTTTTCATCATGGACAAagaggtaaaaaaataaattggacaatattcaaaatattgaatgttaactttggttacatttttttacagtttcatTTAATATGAGCACAGTGCCCATTAATGATGTGTCCCCTGGAAGCATGCACACACTGGTCTCCAGGCACCTACTGCTCAACTCAGACCCTGCTACCTCTAAGAGGGTGTGCTTTTACAAGAGTGGGGACCCCCAGTTCACTGGACACCGAATGGTCATCAACAGCCACACTTTTAAAACCTTTGATGCCCTTCTAGACGAACTCTCCAAGAAAGTGCCTCTGTCATTTGGCGTAAGAACCATCACAACCCCTAAAGGGAAACATGCTGTCCGTACCCTTGATGATCTGCAGGATGGGGCCTCTTATCTGTGCTCAGATCGTAGGAAAGTCAAGCCTTTTAACCTGGACGAGGTTCACAAAACACATGTACCTTGGAACACTACCAGACCTGTTAGTTCAGGACATCAAGCACGCAGAGCTCTGGTACGGCAGCTAGTGAAGCGAGGTGAAGGGACCACAAGGACGGTAAAGATGCCTGAAAACAGTGTGGTAGTGAGGACACCAAAAAGGCTGACAGTATGTAAAAACAAGGATCCAAGCATTACGCGGGTAATTGTTCTTCAGAGGAGAACAGCCCCAAATTTTGAAGCCGTGTTGGATTATCTTTCGAAAGTGATGCAGTTCCCTGTTCTGAAGCTTTACACAGGAGATGGCAGAAAAGTAAGTATTATGTTCAATTTTACTATTCGTCCCAGCTACAATTTTTTACACAACAATAGCATGCATTTAAGAATAAAAGCAGAATAAACTTTAATTGTCTGTAGACCAAAACAAATAATCAAATGTGATATTCTGAGGTATGAATTCTTCGTAAACCACAATCCTACCCTGTGTCTTCCAAATATATATTGGATgataacaacaataaaatagtatattaatattatatagtaataagtaacattgagatcttaaaaataaatacaaatatttttaatatgtttttaataacaCAGTCTTTAACTaataaaaaacttaaaatgATGCAATGTTTTGTACAAATATTTGAATACTGTCTTTACAATATTACagtgttttaaatatgttttaactATATCATAACATAAGCTagagaaaaaatataaagcttTTAGAGTAAATAAATAGATCCACAAAATGTATTATCCCATAGGTTGATGGACTTCCTGCTCTCATTTTGTGCTCTGGGATTGTCGTGGCAGCTGGTAATGAACCCTTTAGAATGGGTACCCACAATCTCCAAGGTCCCACTAAAACCATACGGGCCAACATATCTGAATCCCTGGGTCCAACACAAGCAAAGACACTTTTAGGTAAGgtttacgtttttttatttgccaatccattaattgacattttaacaaaaaagttttCAATTTTCAAGTGCTACTGATGAACACCTTTTAGTTCTGAATGACATTTTTCCTTTAttcccccccacacacaaattcaattCTCTGCCCATTCGTCCATTAGAAGAAAAGAACAAACCATCTGCGCCTATTTCAAGATCAAGGAATTTCTCTTTATCCTCAGAGCGCTACCTCGTGGAGCAGATCAATAAGTCACTAAATGGAAGTCTGTCAGAGCACAATTGTCAAAAGACAGAATCAATGGAGACCGAAGACAGTCAGCCAACAGGACCAGAAGAGAACTGTGACTCTATGGCTAGAGTGGAAAAGAGAAATCACCCCATCATGCCTACAGAAGACGACATTGAGAAATCATTCCGGGTCAATGAGGATGGCAGTATGACAGTGGAGATGAAGGTGCATCTTACtataaaacaagaagaaatgGTCCATTGGACAACGACACTAAGCCGTTCCTCTGTTAACAACCAGCAGAGGGCAGTGGGCACTTCCAAGCCGGGATCAGGCGTGAACTCATTAGACGTCGCCAATGACTCAGGCAAAGAGTCAAATGGGCCTCATAGCCTAGAATGTAAGGAAATTAACACCCTCACTGACAAATCCGTAGGGTTCATTGAGGAGGAAAGAGAAAAATACGGCAAGGCCGTATCTCAGACTTCTGAAAAGCTTAAACCAATTTACAGAAGGATTCCCACTCCAGgtcacagacaacagaggaaagAGTCATCAATTTCAGAGACTGAAGTACAGGAGAGTACAGTGGGTGCATACTCGAACATGGAGCGCACCGCACAGGGAGAATTGACGGAAGGGTACTGTGTGGTGAGTCGTAGCAGTAGCAGCAGCACCAGGGATTTGTCAAAACCCAGGAAGAGTGAGTCAGGAGAGATCAAGCAGAAGAAGTCTCATTCCTTCAGATCCTCAGGTGTGGCAGAGGTTCTTCAGCTAAAAAACAACGGGACAGTGGGAATAACAGAGGCCGTGCTGCACATATATGAGTCGCAGGGCACGTGTGACAATTACTATGCAAATACACAGGTGGATGTGGAAAATAAACCTGAATACTGTACCAAAGCTTTGCCTCGCAGCAGGCCAAGCTCGACAGACTCAGGACCTCAGTCGTCCAGTAATGACTGCGATGTGGATCTCACCAGGCAATCCACAAGCTCCAACTCTGGAGACGGTGGAAGAAATGACATGCTGTCATTGTCATCTGCTTCTTCAACACCTTCAAAAACGATAAGCAACAATCCTCAAATCCTCAGTGACAACGCACAACTGGCTTCAGGAGAGTGCAGGTCCACTGAATCCACAGAAAATAGAATGTTGCAGTCAATAGATGAAGACTACAATGATATGAGGATTATtggtaataaaaatacaaatactcCAAAGTCAAAAAAGTCAAAGCAGAGCACTTCTTCTGAATCATCTGGGCTTGGGAAAAGAATCAAGGGCATTCCGAGTTCTTCAAAAGGGCTCCAAATGACAAATACTTCTGACACATTGAGCCACACAGAATCAGAGAAAAAGACTCAAAGTTCAGCAGAAAGGGCTAAACACAACAATGGAAGAGATCAAAATAAAACGACCAAGACATTCAAAGGTACACCAAAAAGTAGAAGTTTGAATCTCAAAAGAAGGTCAGAAAAAGAACTGAAAACTAAAACAATCAAAGACATCTCTCACAAAGTAAATACCAATGATTGTGTCTCTCTAGGGCCTACTTTAAAGTCAAGTGTCTTGGACAACAGATCACCAACCCATCCAGCACCATTAAAAAAGATGCTGCCAAAGCAGCGGTCAATGAATGGCACGAAATCAAAAGcctccacacaaacacaaaagttGAGTGAGAGTGTGTCATTGCCTGTGCTACAGTCATCTCCCTCCAATGTGAATCAATATGTTGAAAACTGGTTGCAGAAAATTCAACCAGACTCTTTGCCCTACGATGACGACATAGAACATATGGAGAGCGTACCGAGGGCGGTTTTCCAGATCGGCAGCGAATCTGCAGACGGCTCTGAGATTAAAAGCGAACCTGAAAAAGATAGCGTAGTGGATGAAGAGCCTTCACTTGAACATAATGCTGTAGAGAGGCCTTCACTTGAAAATGGTGCTGTGGAGAGGCCTGCACCTGTACAAATAAGATGTGAAGGAGAGCCACTCGAGGCCCAAAGACTGAGAGGCTTTTGTAAATCTATGCCAAGTGTGAGAGTACTTCCTGCTGAACAGGAAAGACATGTGAGAATGCACAAGTCATCGGAGACCTTGGCTCCGCCTGACCCTTGCACTGGGGCTAGGACGTCACAAAGCACAGATGTTAATACTGGATCAGGTGTGAAACCAGTTTTGAAACAGTTATGTTTGTCAATTCAGTACATCAGACGGGCTTCGAGTCAAACCCACTTGGCACCCACTGTGATGGAAAAGTCCAGTAGCCTCCCAGACTTTTCATCTCAGGTGGCCTCTGCTTTTGGTTCTCCAGCTAGagcttttctttcctttttgtcTCTGATGACACTGAGAGATGGAAAAACCATCCTTAGCAAAGACGAATCACAAGCCAGCTCCTCGGAGGCCATACAGGTAATGCAGTCCTTGGAAAAAATATCTAATATTAAAGACGAGGAAGAGCTTAAGGCTAGCTTGACAAGTCTTCAAAGTTCAACCTCCTCACGATTAAAACAGAGCTGGAGAGATTTCCAGGAGAGAAATTTGTTTGGAGAGAGTCCACCGCTGTCACCAAGACAATCGGAGCAAGAGTTTGCACTAGATGTGGACTCAGGAGGAGAGGGGGAGGAACAGGACGAAGAGCATGATTTTGGTATAGAGCAGTTAATGGACGAACTGAACATGTCTGGGGATCTTCGCCGAGAGATTTCCTCTCTTGTTGAAGGAGATATTAAATGTCAAACAAATTTGAACAATAgtgaaaatgatgaaaatgaggATGGCTCAGTGAATGGTAGTTTGGAGAAAGCTGCGGATATGGAAATGGAAAAAGACTATTGTGAGGAGAATGTTGGCCTAGAGAATGACACAACCAAAGATAAGATAACTGATGATCCAAAAGAAAAGGAATCTCAGGAGCTGCATGTAATTCAATCTCATTCCCCGGACTTAGAAACTGTGGAACAAGACTTAAATAATGAAGATTCTGATATAGCCAGGCCTACACCTGAAGAAATACGCGAAGATAATTACAGTAATTCAAGCAAAGCAGAGGTTTTAGAAATGGCAGATAACAACCAgataaacacagagacagaAATAGTCATTTATGGAGACTCTGAGAGTAGAGATGTAGAACAAAGCCATTTCCAGACATCTCAACAAAATCTCACAGATATTGCTGGAGAAGACCTTTCtgataaacaaaacaacatgtCTGAAGGTGAAAACAACATAACAGCAGACAATAAAGATGGAGACAGCAACAACGAGGAGGAAGCTACCATTCTGCCAGATGACAATACGGATGACATATCAAAACAGAAGGTAACAGATTTAGCAGGAGATGAACAATTCTCTGATGACCATGGCATACAGTCTGACAGAGATAACAACATGACACCAGATAATCTAGAAGTAAGGGAGCCTAATGAAGAGCAGGACACCATTCAGAGTATCAAGGAGCATTTTGAACAGTCAGATGTTTCAGAACCTGACATTACAGATACCACACCAGAACAAAAGGTCACAGATTCTGCTAGAAACGAACAGTTTGAGTTGTCTGATGACAAGAAGAATGTGTGTGTAGGAGATAACACAGCAACACCAGACGATACGGAAGAAAGAGACAACCTTCAGAATTTGAGGGAACATAGTGAGCAGTCAGATGTTTCAGAACCAGTCGATCTATGTTTAGCATCAGAAACCGAGTGTGTGGAGTTTCCAGATAAAGAAACTGAACTAAATGAGCTAAATGAGGACGATGAATCTCAGTTCAGTACAGGTGAAATACGAGAGCAGGACCGTGTTAGAGAGGAAACAGATCATTCTGATTTCGAGGAAGATGGTGGTGATGAAGAAGAGAGGCAAGAAGAAGAAAACAAGTCCATCTTAGCAGAATGTGATGTAGAGTCCCAAAACTCCCAACACTATTTATCACATCATTGTGATGCGCAGAGTAAACACACAGTGGATGTATACGAATCAGGTAGCCAAGAAGATGATGAGGTCATGTCTCCAGATGTTGAACATGCTATGCAAGAGATGTTAGAAAGTCAGGATCTCAGTTGCCCTGAGCGTTTTAATAATGTTGAGAATAGTAAAACTGAATATGATGAAACACAACAAATTGATGACAGTTTTGTGGAAGGGAGGAACAGTGATGAAGAGGATCATGACATCTCTGAACACTGTATATGGGCAGATCCAGATGCTGAAGCAGGCTCTTCTAGAAACTCAGATCCTGAGGTTAAAAATGTGACAGCAGAAACATCAAGGTCCAGCATTAGTGATTCAGAACATGTTTGTAAGACTTTAGAGGAAGACAGccacaaagacaaaaatgaaattccTGCTGAGTTCTGCGATCAGGAGAACCGTCTGCCTGGTTCTCATGATTTCCCACAACACTCTTTTATGTTTAAAGATGATATTAATAACTCTGAAAGAGAGTCGTGCAGCAGTATCAAGACAAATTCAAGTGaagaaaagtttgaaaattTGGGCATGGAACATGGTTATCATTATTTACTACATCCGACAGAGATCTCACAAGAGCTGTTAGACTTAATAAATTCAGCGTTGTTGTCTTCCACTCTTACTGTCAATTATGATTCAAATGGCAACCTCAGAATAGAGCCAGACAAACGCAAAATTAGGGAGCTGTTCAGAGCTCAACATAGGTTGGATGATCAGTATGGCAAGAAACACCTTCCAAGCCCTTATACATCCGATCTGTCCGATTACAGACCTGAGACATCAAACAACAGTGGACTCCAGTCGCAGGCCTCAATGGAGCTGTTAACCGAGAGCGATGATGAAGAAAAAAGATTACGAATCTTTAGAGAAGTCTTGAAACAAAGCTCTGAGAACCCACAAAACCACACGATGGACAATAGCTCTGTGAAATCTTCTCCCAGTACAAGTTTGAACAGCAATAACAGTCTAAACTTTGTTCAAGATAACAAAAGTGTTTTACATGAACCACTACATTACAACAGACCAACTTCACACCACGGAAACTCTGCACAGTGCGTGACCATAAACGGAGATGTGGACTCTGAAGAGGGCGTGTTGATTGATAAAGGCAGGTGGCTCCTGAAAGAAAACCATCTCATTCGTAAATCTCCTCCAATGCCCATGGGAATGTATGGAAACGGGGAAACCACGTCGCCCGACACGGGTTTGGACAACATGAGCGAAGATGCACCATATCCGCATTACGAGAACCAAGCACCCCTCGCTGTAATATCCTCCTCTGAGCTAGAAGATCTGGCTAAACCTTGTACACCGAAGTGTATGTACTTCAATGTGCCACACAGCAGTGGTTCGGATCTTCTATCGGATGCCCAGAGCCTGGGTGGAGGGAGTTCAAGGAGGAACAAGGAGCTTAAGGTGTCACCAATGGGAGAGTCTTCCAAAATGTGGGCAAAGAAAAATGGAAGTCTGTCTTCATTTGCCTCTGTTGAGTTCAAACTGCCTGATGGGAAAGTTCATCCACAAGATGGTCCGGTGTCTGGTGCTGTGAATACTAACATATCTCACAGTATAGACAGTAGAACCATGCAAGAGGAGGAGTCCAGGGTGGGCTTAAATCTCAGGTGTGGGCAACACTGCCCAATACTGTAGTTCTAAAGGGAAAATGTAGCAGCTTAAAAGTTATTTactacacatttttatttatttctagtattttatttttgccGAAATGGTTTGAATAGCACACATAATACAAGCTGTTTTAACTGCATGTGATAAGACTTTACAACTTCACTTTGGTGCCTGCTTCAGTGTTTTGAGATTTCAACAGCAAACAAATTAATCTTTTAACCATGCacagttttgaaatatttaatattatgcaGATGCCGAGGGGCTATATTGCACAAAGTGAATCTGGTTTACTTGAATTTATTGAATTTCCTAAGTGGTATTTGATATGTAAATATTATCCATCTAACAATTAttgttgtatttgcatttaaatgtcTCCCATGTCATGATAAATACGCACCTTCGGCCCCAAAGTATACCTCATTTAGACCATCTGTTTAAGAAACATACTAAATTTAAACCAGCACTGAGAACTTGTATACAGAAGTatgtaataatacaataaatataccTATTACAATTTCCTTTCTGAAATGTTTGTGCCATTGTTACTGTCCAGGACATTCTTGTATTTTACAGAGCAGAGAAAACACAGACTAACACAATATATTATGTGATAACCCCAtttaaacaatgaaaatagTTACCGTAGTTTCTCCTTCACTGCATTTTCACCCAATGCAAcgttaaaaaaatattctttatCTGGAAGAAGGCAAGCATGTAATAATGTGATTGTGAAAGGAGGCAGCTGTCATCATTACtacattaaatgtgattttgctgttttgttaagagatcaaataaaatatacatttaacacCTCTTCAAAAGATATGTCTTATGCAAACTATGAAATGAAACAAGTTACTGAAAAAGGAATATTACTTTAATTTTTTATGCATTGTGTTTATATCACACAACTCTGTAGACATCTGTACCACAAATCTCTAACACTATAAATTATGTTACAgcaacattttattatataagtGTTTTACATCGTCTATAGTTTGATAGAGTTGGCACAATAACGGGATATCAAACTTCCTTGGATTATTGATGTTGGGTTGCTCTGTGGATTAAGCGCATTGCAGCTTCAAACAAACGCATCATAGAAAAGACTACAGGCTTCAGTCTCAGACAACCTGACCATATTACAAATCAAATCATTTTAagtaaagaaatgaaaaaaaaaatgctcaTTGCATTCAGTCCCAGAGTATTCCCAGCATCCTGCAGCTTAGCGCCCAAAGTTTCTCTGCCATTTCATCATCTCTAGCTGCTCTCGTGCACGTTGAAGGTCCACAGTTACTTAATACATTGTGAGAAAGGAAAAGAGGTGAACAAAACAAATTTAGTCCTGTATTCATTATGATGAGAGTACCTTGTGTGTTTGATGAGGTTTCTGCAGCTATATGTTATGTATTATGTCAGAATTGAATACCTATAGTAACCACCACTTTCTTTGTCTAATTCTGGTTGTACTGCACAATAGATGGTGGTCTGTGCTCCCTGCACTGGGGTCTTTGTGAAAGGTCTGACAACTTTCCACATGATAAGGAGTCCAAGATTCATGTGCCTTTTGAGTTCTGTTCGCACAACTCCTGGATGAACGGCATATGCCGTTACACCAGTATCTGAAAACACAAATAATGAATGTTTAGAAGTTAATCAATGTACTCTAACACAATTACCTCctcaaaatgtgtatttctttgtGTTACACAGCAACATTAACTCAACGTATGACACGTGTTTAAGGCAGGACTATCTTATTAGTCAACCAAAGggataaataattaaaaacatgcttttttctAGTGGTGCAGAAACTGCACACTTTAATTGACATCTTCAATTCACTTCACATTAAACTTTAAAAGCATCGTATAATCTGTTAAAGACTCACCCTTGAGTTTTTTGGCCAGGGAGCGAGTGAAGAGAATGATGGCCAATTTACTCTGACCATAAGCCCTTCTGCTGTGATAATTTCTCTCACTATTGACATCATCGAGTCTTATAGTGCCCCAGCTATGTGCCATGGACGAGAGGTTGATGATTCTCGAGGGGGCGGATCTCTTCAGCAGGTCAATCAGCAGAGATGTTAACAGGAAGTGACCTACAGTAAGTcacatttaatgttaaattgcTATAGACCACTTGTCTATATATATGTAAACATCGgac
Encoded here:
- the si:dkey-94e7.2 gene encoding retinol dehydrogenase 12 isoform X1 codes for the protein MLYISFVYLFICFRGIIVKLVFCCSLYVAYFFFFVNEILLLHREFVCGQWSSSIRLDGKTVIITGANTGIGKETTRDLAKRGARIIMACRDLDKAEIAQKEIIEESGNQSIVIRKLDLSDTKSISEFAEVINKEEQTLHILINNAGVMMCPYSKTADGFEMQFGVNYLGHFLLTSLLIDLLKRSAPSRIINLSSMAHSWGTIRLDDVNSERNYHSRRAYGQSKLAIILFTRSLAKKLKDTGVTAYAVHPGVVRTELKRHMNLGLLIMWKVVRPFTKTPVQGAQTTIYCAVQPELDKESGGYYSNCGPSTCTRAARDDEMAEKLWALSCRMLGILWD
- the si:dkey-94e7.2 gene encoding retinol dehydrogenase 12 isoform X3 encodes the protein MLEARSTVQLQTGARIIMACRDLDKAEIAQKEIIEESGNQSIVIRKLDLSDTKSISEFAEVINKEEQTLHILINNAGVMMCPYSKTADGFEMQFGVNYLGHFLLTSLLIDLLKRSAPSRIINLSSMAHSWGTIRLDDVNSERNYHSRRAYGQSKLAIILFTRSLAKKLKDTGVTAYAVHPGVVRTELKRHMNLGLLIMWKVVRPFTKTPVQGAQTTIYCAVQPELDKESGGYYSNCGPSTCTRAARDDEMAEKLWALSCRMLGILWD
- the si:dkey-94e7.2 gene encoding retinol dehydrogenase 12 isoform X2, with product MSNIYTLREFVCGQWSSSIRLDGKTVIITGANTGIGKETTRDLAKRGARIIMACRDLDKAEIAQKEIIEESGNQSIVIRKLDLSDTKSISEFAEVINKEEQTLHILINNAGVMMCPYSKTADGFEMQFGVNYLGHFLLTSLLIDLLKRSAPSRIINLSSMAHSWGTIRLDDVNSERNYHSRRAYGQSKLAIILFTRSLAKKLKDTGVTAYAVHPGVVRTELKRHMNLGLLIMWKVVRPFTKTPVQGAQTTIYCAVQPELDKESGGYYSNCGPSTCTRAARDDEMAEKLWALSCRMLGILWD